TACCCATTTGCAGAGAGGACTTAGCGCATGGCTAGCGAATCAACACCTTCCCCTTTTAACACGCTTGGTATCGTCGGCACCGGCGCTATGGGCCGTGGCATCGCGCAGCTGGCTGCTCAGGCAGGTCTAGACGTCATGCTGTTCGACGTTAAAGAGGGTGCCGTACAAGAAGCTAAAAACTTTATTAATGGCCTATGGCAGAGAAGTGCCGAAAAGCAGCGCATTAGTGAGGACCAGGCTCAGCAGTACAGTGAACGGTTGATCGAAGCAAGCGAACTCGCCGCGCTGGCCCCTTGCGACATAATCATCGAAGCGATTGTTGAGAAGCTAGAGGCCAAGCAGGGTCTGTTCAGCGACTTAGAAGACATCATCAGCCAACAAGCGGTATTAGCGACCAATACATCATCGCTATCTGTCACAGCGATTGCCGCCGCCTGCCAGCACCCGGAGCGGGTTATCGGCTTTCACTTCTTTAACCCCGTACCGCTGATGAAAATTGCTGAGGTTATCCCTGGCCTTCGAACCTCAGACGAGGTTACCCAGCGGGTAAATACCTTAGGCGCAGCCATGGGCCACTTTACCGCTCAGGCGACCGATACGCCGGGGTTCCTGGTCAACCACGCCGGGCGCGCCTTCGGTACCGAAGCGCTGCGCATTTTAGGAGAAAGTGTCACCGACCCGGCCACTATCGATCGTATTATGGTCGATCAAGGCGGATTCAGGATGGGCCCTTTTACCCTGCTAGATTTGACCGGGCTCGATGTTTCCCACGCGGTGATGGAATCGGTTTACCAACAGTTTTATGAAGAGCCACGCTTTCGTCCGTCACCGTTAACGCGGCAACGTTTGGCCGCGGGCTTGCTGGGGCGAAAAACCAGCGAAG
This window of the Halomonas sp. SH5A2 genome carries:
- a CDS encoding 3-hydroxyacyl-CoA dehydrogenase; translated protein: MASESTPSPFNTLGIVGTGAMGRGIAQLAAQAGLDVMLFDVKEGAVQEAKNFINGLWQRSAEKQRISEDQAQQYSERLIEASELAALAPCDIIIEAIVEKLEAKQGLFSDLEDIISQQAVLATNTSSLSVTAIAAACQHPERVIGFHFFNPVPLMKIAEVIPGLRTSDEVTQRVNTLGAAMGHFTAQATDTPGFLVNHAGRAFGTEALRILGESVTDPATIDRIMVDQGGFRMGPFTLLDLTGLDVSHAVMESVYQQFYEEPRFRPSPLTRQRLAAGLLGRKTSEGFYNYIEGKQQMPDEPTIAAVSPCPVWISQDDPESAEALAGLVKTAGWPLETGTQPTEQALCLLTPFGEDATSCALRQTLDAQQCVAVDMLAGLDNRRSLMTTPLTQDTFIQAAQSLLNHDGTAVSTLQDSNGFVLQRITACIVNVGADIAQQSVAEPATIDRAVELGLGYPFGPLGMGDHYGASRIMTILNNLLEATGDPRYRPSPWLRRRAALQVSLTTA